The following coding sequences are from one Microbacterium wangchenii window:
- a CDS encoding heavy metal translocating P-type ATPase — protein sequence MSQHDHHHVDHADHAGHEAHEDHAGHAGHAGHVARFRRLFWIMLVFAVPVVAFSGMFSMLLGYPLPDAPWADWISPVLGTVMYAWGGAPFLTGAVSELRARTPGMMLLIGLAITVAFVASWGASLGVLHHELDFWWELALLIVIMLLGHWIEMRSLAEATSALDSLAALLPDEAHRVDGDTIVPVSPSELHVGDVVVVRPGGRVPADGRVVQGSASMDESMITGESRPVLRRDGDPVVAGTVATDSGLRIRVTAIGEDTALAGIRRLVTEAQNSSSRAQRLADRAAGWLFWFALVAAAITATVWTVIGLPDQAVVRTITVLVIACPHALGLAIPLVVSIATERAARAGVLVKDRLALEAMRTVDTVVFDKTGTLTMGAPAVTAVSPAEEFDEDRLVSLAAAAESDSEHPLARAIVAAARAKNLPVPAAKDFVSSPAVGVRADVDGRVVQVGGPSLLEEAGARELPIAEGWREEGAIILHVLVDGRVAGALRLADEIRPESRQAVAALQSRGVEVVMITGDAEAVAASVAADLGIARFFAGVRPEDKSSKVKQLQDEGHTVAMVGDGVNDAPALAQADVGIAIGAGTDVAIASAGVILASDDPRSVLSVIELSRASYRKMAQNLWWAAGYNLISVPLAAGILAPIGFVLPMSVGAILMSLSTIVVALNAQLLRRLDLRPDAVLAPRADDARVRH from the coding sequence ATGAGCCAGCACGACCACCACCACGTCGACCACGCCGACCACGCCGGCCACGAAGCCCACGAAGACCACGCCGGCCACGCCGGCCACGCCGGCCACGTCGCGCGCTTCCGCCGGCTGTTCTGGATCATGCTGGTCTTCGCCGTGCCGGTCGTGGCGTTCTCGGGCATGTTCTCGATGCTGCTGGGGTACCCGCTGCCGGACGCGCCATGGGCGGACTGGATCTCGCCGGTGCTCGGTACCGTCATGTACGCGTGGGGCGGGGCACCCTTCCTCACCGGCGCCGTCAGTGAACTGCGCGCCCGCACGCCCGGCATGATGCTCCTGATCGGCCTGGCCATCACCGTCGCGTTCGTCGCATCCTGGGGCGCGAGCCTGGGGGTGCTGCACCACGAGCTGGACTTCTGGTGGGAGCTGGCGCTGCTGATCGTCATCATGCTCCTCGGGCACTGGATCGAGATGCGGTCCCTGGCAGAGGCGACGTCCGCCCTGGATTCCCTCGCCGCGCTGCTTCCCGACGAGGCGCACCGGGTCGACGGCGACACGATCGTTCCCGTCTCCCCGTCCGAGCTGCACGTCGGCGACGTGGTCGTCGTCCGCCCCGGCGGGCGTGTTCCCGCCGACGGCCGGGTCGTGCAGGGATCGGCGAGCATGGACGAGTCGATGATCACCGGCGAGTCCCGGCCCGTGCTCCGTCGAGACGGCGACCCGGTCGTCGCCGGCACGGTGGCCACCGACTCGGGCCTGCGCATCCGCGTGACCGCGATCGGCGAGGACACCGCGCTGGCGGGTATCCGGCGGCTGGTCACCGAGGCGCAGAACTCCTCCTCCCGAGCGCAGCGCCTGGCTGATCGGGCTGCGGGATGGCTCTTCTGGTTCGCCCTCGTCGCCGCCGCGATCACCGCCACGGTGTGGACGGTCATCGGCCTGCCCGATCAGGCCGTCGTGCGCACGATCACGGTTCTGGTCATCGCGTGTCCGCACGCGCTGGGCCTGGCGATCCCGCTGGTGGTGTCCATCGCGACCGAGCGAGCCGCGCGGGCGGGCGTGCTCGTGAAAGACCGCCTCGCACTGGAGGCGATGCGCACCGTGGACACCGTTGTGTTCGACAAGACCGGCACCCTCACCATGGGCGCCCCCGCCGTGACGGCGGTGTCTCCGGCGGAGGAGTTCGACGAGGATCGGCTCGTGTCGCTGGCTGCTGCCGCAGAGTCGGATTCGGAGCACCCCTTGGCCCGTGCGATCGTCGCCGCGGCCCGCGCGAAGAACCTCCCCGTGCCGGCTGCGAAGGATTTCGTCTCCTCGCCCGCCGTGGGCGTGCGGGCCGACGTGGACGGCCGGGTGGTGCAGGTCGGCGGCCCGTCTCTGCTCGAGGAGGCCGGTGCGCGCGAACTGCCGATCGCGGAGGGGTGGCGTGAGGAGGGTGCGATCATCCTGCACGTCCTCGTCGACGGGCGGGTCGCCGGGGCGCTGCGCCTGGCGGATGAGATCCGCCCCGAGTCCCGGCAGGCCGTCGCCGCACTCCAGAGCCGCGGCGTCGAGGTGGTGATGATCACCGGGGATGCCGAAGCGGTCGCCGCATCCGTGGCCGCAGACCTCGGCATCGCGCGGTTCTTCGCCGGCGTGCGCCCGGAGGACAAGTCGTCGAAGGTGAAGCAGCTGCAGGACGAGGGTCACACCGTCGCGATGGTCGGCGATGGTGTCAACGACGCGCCCGCCCTCGCCCAGGCCGACGTCGGCATCGCGATCGGCGCGGGAACCGACGTGGCCATCGCGTCAGCGGGAGTCATCCTCGCCAGCGACGATCCGCGGTCGGTGCTGTCGGTGATCGAGCTCTCGCGCGCGTCGTATCGCAAGATGGCGCAGAACCTGTGGTGGGCGGCCGGCTACAACCTCATCTCGGTGCCGCTGGCCGCCGGCATCCTGGCTCCGATCGGGTTCGTGCTGCCGATGTCGGTGGGGGCCATCCTGATGTCGCTGTCCACCATCGTCGTCGCCCTCAACGCCCAGTTGCTGCGGCGGTTGGACCTGCGCCCCGACGCGGTCCTCGCCCCGCGCGCCGACGACGCACGCGTGCGCCACTAG